Sequence from the Thermodesulfobacteriota bacterium genome:
TCGGCGCAGGTGGATCCCTGCCGTGCCCTAAACCTACACCCAACATCTATACTGAAGATGAATATGCTGAGATTTATGATCCTATACGCGGTCTCATTCCAAACAATAAGCCAAAGATTCTAGTTTCCCACAACCCACCCATAAACACTCTGAACGACACTCTGGCCACTGGCGGCCACGTAGGTGGGAAAGTAGTGAGGGAGCTCATAGAAAGAACCCAGCCACTTGTATGCTTCACAGGACATATACATGAAGCAGCAGGAATAGATGAGATTGGTAGGACTAAAATAGTTAACCCTGGACCACTAGGTACAAGGTCCTATGCATATCTTGAATTGAATGATAACATTGAAACTTTGGAAATAAGAAAAATTTGATTGTACCAAGGGAGGTATTATCTAATGAAATATTTACTTGTAAGTTGTTTAGTAGGGATTCTCTTTATCTCATTCGCAGCAGATACTTCTGCAATGAAATATACAGAGGTTGAGGAATTTTATATTAAATATGATTTAACCGGAAACAATGAAGGAAGTAAGGAATTTGTTTCTAAAGATTGGGGTCATACGCAATGCTGGATCGAAAAATCAACAATGACAATGGGTGGAAACACTATAGAAAAGAACGAAAAAGTGATATCGCAGATTAAAGATGGAGAGCAGTATATTACTACTATCAATCTTGATGACAACTCAGGCAAAGAGATGAAAAACCCTATGTTCGGCGGTATATCTAAAGGAATGGATGGGAAAAGCCCAAGAGAATTTAGTGAGGGGTTAATGAAACAAATGGGCGGTCAAAAAGGCGAGAAGAAAAAAGTAAATAATGAAGAATGCACACAGTGGACTCTAATGGCGGGTGCATTTACTTGTGTAACTGATGATTTAATTGCAGTTGAAACAGGGGCAAATATGGCAGGGATTCAAATGTTAGAAACAGCTACTGAGGTTAAAAGAAACAATGCTGGCCCCGATGGCATATGCGATGTTGGAGATGCAAAGATTGAACAAATTAATTTAGATCAATTATTAGGCAACTAAGAACATTACAGAAAAAGGCTAGTCACCCAGACTAGCCTTTTTTGTTTTTTGCTTAACCTTGTTTACGAACACCTTGAATTTCTAATGTAATTTTCACTTCATCCCCAACAACTAAACCACCCGCTTCAAGCACTTTGTTCCATGTCATACCAAAGTCTTTTCTATATATTTTTCCATCTGCTACAAAAGCGGTTCGTTCATTTCCTCTTGGATCTTTAGCGCTTCCTTCAAAAACAGCGTCCAGCGTAACTTCTTTAGTAACGCCGTGAATAGTTAGATCGCCAACTATTTCAAAGTTCTCGCCATCAGCTTTCTTAATGGATGTGCTCTTGAAAGTTATATCAGGATACTGCTCTACATCGAAGAAGTCTTTTGATCTGAGGTGATCGTCGCGGTCTTTTTCATTTGTGTTAATACTTGCAGCTTTAATATCTGCATTTACGTTTGAGTTTGAAATATCTTCAGAATCAAATGCATAGGATCCCTCAAATACGTCAAAACGTCCTGTAACTGTGCTAATTGCTAGATGTTTTACTTTAAATATCACCTGGCTATGAGCCTGATCTATCGTATATTCTGCAACTTCTGCATTAGAGGACACTTGTCCAGCAGCAATAATGCTAAAAACAAGTAGTGCCACAACTGTGTATTTTTTGATACTATTCATGAGTAAAACCTCCTGTTTGAATTAGAGTTAGCTTATATATTCTTTGATGACCCAAATATCTGTTTGATTCTAAAATACCACAAGAATTTTCCATTTGCATAAATTATTTTGTATGCTTGTATTTATGTTTCAACTAAAGAATTTGGAGTTTGGTTATGAATAATCTAACTATAAGAAATGCCAAGAGTGAAGATGCAGTTAAAATGGCTGAGATCTTAAGGGAAATAGGCTGGTCTGAAAGACGAAACAATATGGCAATTGAAGAAGTATCAGGACCTATTGAACAACTAATTAGACATTGCAATGAAGATCCTGGCGGACATACGATGATAGTTGCAGTAGACGAAAATGATGAGGTTATCGGATTTACAAATGTGCATTGGGTTCCGTTTGTGATGTTGGGTAGTTTGGAGGGATATGTTTCTGATGTATTCGTAAGTCCAAGCGCTGGAGGCAAAGGCGCGGGAAGTGCCCTGATCAAGAATGTGATGAAGCTCGGTGAGGAAAAAGGCGCTATGCGGCTCATGCTGACAAATGGTAAAGAAAAACCTTCATATAAAATGGGGTTCTATAAAAAAATGGGGTGGACTGAAAGACCCAAAGTTGCTAACTTTGTCTATTATTACAAAGAGCCTTGGTCGTAACTTATTGTTGATATTGAGTAATTTAAGTGATATATTCAAAATAGGTGATGGCAGTGACAAAGA
This genomic interval carries:
- a CDS encoding metallophosphoesterase family protein, coding for MKIINIADIHGNARPIADMGDIISSADLILLSGDITHFGGEKEASEIIDQIQAFNPNILAVTGNCDNKDVDYYLDQEHMQIQGRAIEIDGVTIFGAGGSLPCPKPTPNIYTEDEYAEIYDPIRGLIPNNKPKILVSHNPPINTLNDTLATGGHVGGKVVRELIERTQPLVCFTGHIHEAAGIDEIGRTKIVNPGPLGTRSYAYLELNDNIETLEIRKI
- a CDS encoding YceI family protein — encoded protein: MNSIKKYTVVALLVFSIIAAGQVSSNAEVAEYTIDQAHSQVIFKVKHLAISTVTGRFDVFEGSYAFDSEDISNSNVNADIKAASINTNEKDRDDHLRSKDFFDVEQYPDITFKSTSIKKADGENFEIVGDLTIHGVTKEVTLDAVFEGSAKDPRGNERTAFVADGKIYRKDFGMTWNKVLEAGGLVVGDEVKITLEIQGVRKQG
- a CDS encoding GNAT family N-acetyltransferase; translated protein: MNNLTIRNAKSEDAVKMAEILREIGWSERRNNMAIEEVSGPIEQLIRHCNEDPGGHTMIVAVDENDEVIGFTNVHWVPFVMLGSLEGYVSDVFVSPSAGGKGAGSALIKNVMKLGEEKGAMRLMLTNGKEKPSYKMGFYKKMGWTERPKVANFVYYYKEPWS